The Candidatus Zixiibacteriota bacterium genomic sequence GAGACTACTTCAAAATTCTCGGAGTCTCTCCGAATGCCGACACTGCAGCCATCAATGATGCTTATCGCAGAAGGGCGAAAGAGGTTCATCCCGATCGCAGCGGAGGCAATGGTGGACACGAGAAGTTCGCCGAGTTGCAGGATGCATACGAGACGCTTATTGATGAGCCTCGGAACGAGCAGTACCGGCATCGATACAGAAGTTACATTGGATCGAAGAGCGTGGTCCTGTTTGAGAGATCGGTGCGTGATTTGTTCGACGATGCTCTAGAGTATGTCAAGGGATTGACCGGAATCAGAAAGAAGGACCTGTTCGATCTGGTGATCGACAAGCGGTTCACAGATTTCGACAAGTGCACAAACCTCGATGTACCGCTCGTTATGGAGTGCAAGAGCTGTAGGGGATTTGGAGCGATTGCCTGGCTGAAATGCGAGAAATGCGGAGGTGACGGTTCGACGACCTCTTACAGAGAAGTCGAACTCGAAGTACCAAAGAACACTCCCGATGGTACACTGTTGAGAAGGGACCTATCGGAGCAGATAGTATACATCACGATTGGATATAGGTGAGAGATGCCAAAGGACTACTATGAGATACTCGGAGTCGCTGAGAATGTATCGGATGATGAACTCAAGAAGACTTATCGAAAGCTCGCAAAGAAATATCATCCAGATGTCAACCAGGGCAACAAAGCAGCCGAGGAGAAATTCAAGGGCATTTCCGAGGCCTATGATGTATTGTCTGATCCCAAAAAGCGTGAGCAATACGATCAGATGAGGAGATTCGGAGCCGGCGGTTTTGGAGGAGGCGGATTTCCAGGAGGATTCGGTCAATTCAGCCAGGGGCGTGGTGGTTTCAATTTCAATTCTGAAGACCTCGGCGGCCTCGGGTCGATGGGTGACATATTCTCGGCGCTTTTTGGCGACAGAATGAGCTTCGGCCGCAAGCAGAGATCACGGCAGCCGGCAGGACCGCGAAAGGGAAATGACCTTGCGCTTACACTGAATATCTCATTTGCCGAGATGGTCGAGGGCGTCACGAAGACCGTCAAGCTGAAGCATGAAGTCAATTGTGATACATGCGGTGGCACCGGTGCCGATCCGAGCAAGGGGAAGACTGTTTGCCCGCAGTGCGGAGGTACCGGCATGGTGTCGCAGTCACAAGGTGCGTTTTCTGTCACAAGACCCTGTCCGACATGTCTTGGACGCGGCGAGTACATTTCAACTCCCTGTTCAGCATGCGGCGGCAGCGGGCGGAAGCCTGCAGCGCAGACTGTCAAGATCAAGATTCCGGCGGGTATCGAGTCGGGATCGAAACTGAGGCTCAAGAAGCTTGGCCAGCCCGGACCATCGGGTGGTCCAAGCGGCGATTTGATCGTCACGGTAAGGGTCAAAGCTGACAGCTTTTTCAAAAGGGTGGGCAATGACATAGTCTGCGAAGTGCCTGTTAAATTGGAGCATGCAGTTAAGGGTACCAAAATAAAAGTCAGGACCCTGCGCGGACGGGCGGCTGTAAGAGTACCTCCGATGACGGTCGATGGTAGGAAATTCAGTTTGAAAGGGATAGGGATATCGTCAGGCGGGAGAACCGGCAATCAGTATGTTGTTGTCAAGATCAGGATTCCTGAGAAGCCGACTGCTGAGGAGCAGGAGATGATCGACAAGCTTAAGACTGCTGAACACGCCGAAGTCTGATCGACATTGAGATCGCCACGTCGCGTCGCTTCTCGCGATGATGACATGTCGATCTTGCGTGAAACGTGCTGTGTAAACAGCGATCAGAGATCGCGGCCACTCGACCCTGGGGCATCGCGCCGTCAGGAATCCCTTCCTTACGGAAATCCACTTTTCTCTTGCAGCACAAGCCATTCCATACCATATTGAGTATGGAAATGATCCATCAACAAAGGGTAATAACATGACCAATATCGAAGTCCTGATTGATCGTCAAATCAAGAAATGGGAGCTGGAGAAGAAAGCGAGAGAGGAGCAGGCTGCTCCGAAATCGAAGGAGGTCCTGCCGATCATCACGGTCTCGCGAGAACGCGGATCAAGCGGCAGCTTTTTGGCGCGACGGCTTGCTGAAGAGTTCGATTTCCAGCTCGCGCACCGACAGGTGATCGATATCATCTGCTCGAATTCCGGCTTTCGCAGGAGAGTAGTAGAGGCGCTCGATGAGAAGACGAAATCGCAGATCGAATCATGGGTCGAGGGACTTATGCACGATCACTATGTCGATTCATCTGACTATTTCAAGCATCTTCATCACACTATTATCGCGCTTGCCCGCCACGGCGGGCTTGTGGTTATAGGGCGTGGTGCGAATTTCGTGCTGACTCTCCAGACCGGTTTTCATATCAGAGTTGTTGCGCCGGAACGCCGTCGCGTTGAGAGAATAATGGAATTCGCAAATGTCGACAAAAAGGCTGCGCAAGAGGCAGTTGCGAAATCCGATGAAGAACGGGCGGAGTTCATCAAGAACGGATTCGGCTATGACATCAACGATCCGCACTACTATGATCTGGTCATCAATACAGGATTCATAGATATCGAAGATGCAGTCAAGATAGCGATCAAAGCCATCGGCGCAAAATTCGAGAAGCTGCGGCGGGAGTAGACCGTCTGTGGGGCACCCGGCTCAGATTCGTAAATACTATGATGCAATCGGGAGTGTGCGTTATGCACATTAGCACCCGCTTCTTCGGAAAGAACGGGCAGGTGGTTTTGCTCGGCTTGCTGATTGGCATCGTTATGGCCGGCTGCCGGACCGCCCAGTGGACCGAGTTCAATCCGGACAAGCGCGGTCAACCGATCACAATGTTTGACCGCTACGTAGTCGAATTCCAAGGCTTCGCATACGCCACAGATGGACCACAATTGTACATCAATGTGTCCTTCATTGGAGAGGCTGTGGATACGAGCTGTGTTGATACAATACCAGTGTTCGTCATAGACAGTGTATGTTTTCATGGGACCTGTTTGGACAGTTCGTACTGTGGTCGTCCACTTGACTGGCGAGAGCTCAATGAACGGTGGAGAGAAGACTACCCACAATTCGAAGGACATTACCATGGAACCCCCATCCGTCAGTGGGATCTCTGGTACGAGGAGGGGAAGCTTACCCCTACCAGCTACCGTCTGCTTACCTCAGCTACTCCGCCGTTCCCGACGATTTGTATAGACACTGCTGTGTCTGTTGAAATACGGGCGCGACTTCTCGATCCGGCCACCGGAGATGAAATAGCGCGAGAGGCAAAGACTTTGAGTTTCAAGTTCACGCCTCGTAAGGCACGTGTTTTCATGAGTGATATCTCTAATCAAACACTGCCGATTCAAGGGTTGCGTGGCCGCGATCTGCGATCGCGGTTTACAGGGAAGGTGTCAGGATCTCCTCACTTCGTTCGGACCTGCTCATCGCTCTGCTCGATCAGGCAGGGATCCTGACCTGCAACCAAAGAATGATTGACTGATCGTCGGTTCTTGTGTAAACTACAGCCACTCGGCAAGCGATGACATGCGTCTATCATAGCGAGATTAGATGAAGCAACCTCAAGATACTCCTGTACTGACTGTCTCTCAGATCACTCGCAAGATCAAGAATCTGCTTGAAGGCGAGTTTGTCGATGTCTGGGTGAGTGGCGAGATATCGAACTATCTGCGGCATTCATCGGGGCACCACTATTTCACGATCAAAGACGACAAAGCCGAGATGCCATGCACGCTCTGGCGCGGGACAGCAGCCGGAATCAAGCTGCAACTCCGAGATGGATTGAAAGTGATACTCTACGGCGATGTAAATGTTTACGAGCTGCGCGGACGGTATCAACTCAATGTCAAATGGATTGTCGAGGAAGGAATCGGCCAGCTTGAGGTGAAACTCAGGGAACTGAAAGAGCGTCTCCAGAAAGAAGGGCTCTTTGACGAACGATACAAGAAGCCGATCCCGGTATTCCCAAGATCTGTAGGAATCATCACATCTCCGACGGGGGCGGCGGTACGCGACATGATCAGTGTCATCCGCCGCAGGATGCCATCCTGCAGGATCATACTTTGTCCGGTCGCTGTGCAAGGCCCTGGCGCCGAGAACGAAATCGCGAATGGAATTCGATTATTTAACAGATACGGCGAAGTAGATCTGTTAATTGTCGGTCGGGGAGGGGGCTCGCTCGAAGACCTCTGGGCGTTCAACGAAGAAGTCGTCGCGCGGGCGATATTCGAATCGGAAATCCCAATCATTTCTGCTGTAGGTCATGAGATCGATTTCACCATTTCAGACTTCGTGGCCGATCTCCGTGCGCCGACACCTTCCGCTGCGGCTGAATTAGCCGTGCCTGACTCTCGGGAAATCGCCGGTCGGATAGCCGGGCTTGGCGATCAACTACACATGGCGATCCTAAAAACGCTCGATTCGATGCGGCACAGGCTGAAATCTGCTGGTACAAGCTATCTTCTTCGTAGACCGGAGGAACTCCTGCGAGGCCCGGCGCAGACCGTTGATGAGCTCTACTCGAGGCTTGTCAAGGCAGCTAATCTGAAGATCGAGAGATATCAGAATCGTCTGAAAATTGCAGATGAGAAGCTTGCAGCTCTTTCTCCCAGAGAAGTCCTCAGGAGAGGCTACGCTGTCTGCAGAACGGTTCCTGACATGGGAGTTGTCCGCAGCATCGATCAGGTGAAGATCGGCGGCGAAATCCGAGTGGAACTTGCCGAGGGAGCGATTCTCGGAGAGGTGCGGAAGACCGCGAAGGAGTAGATTCTTCTTGTAAATTTGCTGTAAAACCCTTTTTTGCGGAATGGATCATGGTAGAATCTGAAGTGAAAAATAAAGAGTCATTCGAAGAGACCCTGCAGAAGCTTGAAAAGAGCGTCGCGAGTCTGGAGTCGGGAGAGGTGCCACTTGAGGAGGCATTGAAGCTCTTCGAGGAGGGGATACGTCTTTCGCGCGATCTGGCCAGGAAGCTATCGGATGCTGAGAAGAAGGTCAAGAAGCTCACCGAGTCCGGCAGTGGTGGATTCAGCCTCGAAGATCTCGATGGGGAAGAGGATGGCGACTGAACATCCTCCAAAGACAGCTTCCGATTGCCGCGCAGTCATCGAGGACCTGACCGAGAGAGTGAACGAGTTCCTGGCGACCGTCATCCCCGAAGATGGCAGCATACCTGCCACTCTGGTCTCTGCGATGCAATACAGCCTCAATGCAGGCGGCAAGAGGCTTCGCCCGATCCTTGCGCTGCTGTCCTATCGGTCATTCGGGAATTCCCCTGCCGACATATTGGAACCAGCCTGCGCGCTGGAGCTGATTCATACATATTCGTTGATCCATGACGATCTCCCCTGTATGGATGATGATGATTTCAGGCGAGGCAGGCCGACGTTGCACAAGCAGTACGGCGATGCGATTGCCGTGCTTGCCGGTGACGCTCTGCATGCGCTCGCATTTCAATTTCTCGCAGAGACGCGGAATCCGAGAGCGGTGCTTGAGGTCTCCAAAGCTATCGGCATTTCCGGGATGCTTGCGGGGCAGGTAGCCGATGTCGAGGCCGAGGGCAAGGATATCTCACGCGAACAGATAGAATATATCCATCGCAACAAGACAGCCGCCCTGATCGAAGTGGCGCTGAAATTGGGTGCAATTCTTGCGGATGGAGATGAGAGGAGTATTTCCATGTTCTCCTCGTACGGTTCCAAAATCGGTCTTGCATTTCAAATAGTCGATGATATTCTCGATGTAACTGGTTCTCAGGAGAAGCTTGGAAAGGACATCGGTTCAGACGAGAAGAACGCGAAGGCGACATATCCCCGAGTCGTGGGCCTTCAGGCATCACGGGATATTGCCTCACAACTGATTGCGGATGCTGTCAGTGAAGTGAAGGTGCTGGGGAACGAAAGCGCGATCTTCGAGTATGTTGCCGAATTCATTTTGAAGCGTGATTCCTGAGCCTCATCACCAAGAGTCATGGGTGGTCAGAGTGGTGCCTGTGCCGAAAAAGTTCTTCAAAATCAAACCAAATTGATTATCTTCAGCGGAGAGAAATCAATGGCAGCATGCTGCACATAAGGTGAGTATCTCAGATGAGTCCGATTATCAAAAGACTTGGAGTAATCGCGAACCTGCAGAGACCGGGTGCTGAAGCTGTCCTGCTCAGGCTCACTCAGTGGTGCCGGAAACACAATGTACCGGTGGCCCTCTGCGATGAAATGTCGACTTCCGCTACCGACTCCGATGTCGTGGTGCCGCGCGACCAGCTCGCTGCGACCTCCGATGCGATTCTCTCGATGGGCGGGGATGGTACCCTGCTGGCAACAGCCCGCCTGCTGGGTGATTCCGGTGTACCTATACTCGGAATCAACATCGGAAGCCTCGGATTCCTGACTGACCAGACACCGAATGACCTCGAGACTACACTTAAGCGCTTGATCGAAGACGACTACGAGATTCAGGAACGAATGGTTCTCACAGCAGGAATAGCAGATGCTGATGAAGAGGAAGAGGAAGAGTACTACGCGCTCAATGACGTAGTCGTTGGTCGAAACGACATCCGCATGATAAATATGGCTCTATATTCAAACGGAGACTACATTTGCTCCTATGCGGCTGATGGATTGATATTGGCGACGCCAACCGGTTCAACAGCATATTCACTGGCGGCTGGCGGACCTATCCTCAATCCCGAAATGGATGCTATAATCGCGACACCTATTGCGCCGCACTCTCTTGCGTCTCGGCCTCTTGTTTTCGATGCCGGAGAGGTGCTGACTCTCGAGATAACATCCCATACCGATGTCGCAGTGATGACTATTGACGGCCAAGTATCCAGACGGCTCATGAAGGGTGATCGGGTTCGGGTCAGGAAAGCCCATTACTACACCAGACTTGTGCGTTTTCGGGAAAATTCATTCTACCATGTCCTTCGGTCCAAGTTGCACTGGGGGGTTCTTCCAAGTCGCGATTCCTCCAGTAGTGACTGAACAAACTCTCGATTCAGTCGTTTTCTTATACGGATGACTCACTCTGCCGTGTCTATGTGTTTATTGGGTTGACAGATACCGGCATAAGCAGTTTCTTTGTCATGGAGGGTATCCCTCGCCGCCGTAACGCATGGAGGGATTTCATTATGAGAACATTTATGATTGCTGTGGTGACGGTGGTGGGTTTGTCCATCGGTACGACCACAGCAGATGGTGCGGATACCTTCGACCGCATAATCGTAAAGCTTGAAGCTGAATCCAGTAGCGCCGACCGAACCCCCTACACTGATGCTATTCAGGACCTGTCGAATAGAAGGCTAATCAAAGAGGAGACCGCTCTATTCATCGAGAGTGCGGCGAAACAATCTCGTAACAGATCAGCCATTGCTGAGTTTCCGCATAAGTTATACAGAGTGATCGTATTGGAAGACGCCGAAGATCTCGAAACAACACTACAGCAATTGAACAGCACGCCGGGCGTTATATACGCCGAGCCTGATTATCCGATTGAGCTGTTCGAGATACCGAATGATCCTTATTTAACCAGACAGTGGGGCTTGCGCAACACGGGGCAGGCTTATCTTGGAATTGACAGAATCGATGGACCAAACAATGACGTTCTCGTGCTGAAGCAGGGTGCTTCGGGCTCAGATATTCACGTTGAGGCGGAGTGGAACTCGAACGATCCGACGGTCAGACCGTTGATCGTCATAATCGACACGGGGCTGGATACCGGCCATCCAGATATAGCTGACAATCTCTGGACCAACCCGGGAGAGATTCCCGGCAACGGTTTAGATGACGATCACAATGGGTTCGTGGATGATGTTCTGGGATGGGATTTCTCCGGTGACGAGACGGCTATAGGAGAGATCATTGTCGGTGATAATGACGTGTCGGATAGTGTGGGGCATGGTACACATTGCTCGGGGATAATCGGCGCTACCTCGAATAACGGCCTCGGTGTTACCGGTGTGTGTCAGGATGCACAGGTCGTCGGTCTTAAGATCTTTCCGAATGCGCTGATGAGTATCGCATCGCTGGCTGTTATTTATGCTGTTGAGATAGGCGGGGATGTAATCAATATGAGCTGGGGAAGCCCATATAGTTCGAGGACGCTTCTTGAAGCTCTGCGGTACGCGAGATCGAACGGCGTGCTTCCGGTGGCGGCATCGGGTAATTTCGGTGATGATAGAATCTTGTTCCCTGCATCCCTTGATGTGGTTCTGACAGTCGGAGCATGCAATTCCAACGACGAAGTGACTTTCTTCTCGTCGATCGGCAACTCGTTAGATGTCGTTGCTCCTGGCCGCGATGTTCTTTCTCTTCGCGCGGCGGGCACCGACATGTACGCGC encodes the following:
- a CDS encoding DnaJ domain-containing protein, whose protein sequence is MTDEFRDYFKILGVSPNADTAAINDAYRRRAKEVHPDRSGGNGGHEKFAELQDAYETLIDEPRNEQYRHRYRSYIGSKSVVLFERSVRDLFDDALEYVKGLTGIRKKDLFDLVIDKRFTDFDKCTNLDVPLVMECKSCRGFGAIAWLKCEKCGGDGSTTSYREVELEVPKNTPDGTLLRRDLSEQIVYITIGYR
- the dnaJ gene encoding molecular chaperone DnaJ, which produces MPKDYYEILGVAENVSDDELKKTYRKLAKKYHPDVNQGNKAAEEKFKGISEAYDVLSDPKKREQYDQMRRFGAGGFGGGGFPGGFGQFSQGRGGFNFNSEDLGGLGSMGDIFSALFGDRMSFGRKQRSRQPAGPRKGNDLALTLNISFAEMVEGVTKTVKLKHEVNCDTCGGTGADPSKGKTVCPQCGGTGMVSQSQGAFSVTRPCPTCLGRGEYISTPCSACGGSGRKPAAQTVKIKIPAGIESGSKLRLKKLGQPGPSGGPSGDLIVTVRVKADSFFKRVGNDIVCEVPVKLEHAVKGTKIKVRTLRGRAAVRVPPMTVDGRKFSLKGIGISSGGRTGNQYVVVKIRIPEKPTAEEQEMIDKLKTAEHAEV
- a CDS encoding cytidylate kinase-like family protein, which produces MTNIEVLIDRQIKKWELEKKAREEQAAPKSKEVLPIITVSRERGSSGSFLARRLAEEFDFQLAHRQVIDIICSNSGFRRRVVEALDEKTKSQIESWVEGLMHDHYVDSSDYFKHLHHTIIALARHGGLVVIGRGANFVLTLQTGFHIRVVAPERRRVERIMEFANVDKKAAQEAVAKSDEERAEFIKNGFGYDINDPHYYDLVINTGFIDIEDAVKIAIKAIGAKFEKLRRE
- a CDS encoding exodeoxyribonuclease VII large subunit, whose protein sequence is MKQPQDTPVLTVSQITRKIKNLLEGEFVDVWVSGEISNYLRHSSGHHYFTIKDDKAEMPCTLWRGTAAGIKLQLRDGLKVILYGDVNVYELRGRYQLNVKWIVEEGIGQLEVKLRELKERLQKEGLFDERYKKPIPVFPRSVGIITSPTGAAVRDMISVIRRRMPSCRIILCPVAVQGPGAENEIANGIRLFNRYGEVDLLIVGRGGGSLEDLWAFNEEVVARAIFESEIPIISAVGHEIDFTISDFVADLRAPTPSAAAELAVPDSREIAGRIAGLGDQLHMAILKTLDSMRHRLKSAGTSYLLRRPEELLRGPAQTVDELYSRLVKAANLKIERYQNRLKIADEKLAALSPREVLRRGYAVCRTVPDMGVVRSIDQVKIGGEIRVELAEGAILGEVRKTAKE
- a CDS encoding exodeoxyribonuclease VII small subunit, encoding MVESEVKNKESFEETLQKLEKSVASLESGEVPLEEALKLFEEGIRLSRDLARKLSDAEKKVKKLTESGSGGFSLEDLDGEEDGD
- a CDS encoding polyprenyl synthetase family protein, producing the protein MGKRMATEHPPKTASDCRAVIEDLTERVNEFLATVIPEDGSIPATLVSAMQYSLNAGGKRLRPILALLSYRSFGNSPADILEPACALELIHTYSLIHDDLPCMDDDDFRRGRPTLHKQYGDAIAVLAGDALHALAFQFLAETRNPRAVLEVSKAIGISGMLAGQVADVEAEGKDISREQIEYIHRNKTAALIEVALKLGAILADGDERSISMFSSYGSKIGLAFQIVDDILDVTGSQEKLGKDIGSDEKNAKATYPRVVGLQASRDIASQLIADAVSEVKVLGNESAIFEYVAEFILKRDS
- a CDS encoding NAD(+)/NADH kinase gives rise to the protein MSPIIKRLGVIANLQRPGAEAVLLRLTQWCRKHNVPVALCDEMSTSATDSDVVVPRDQLAATSDAILSMGGDGTLLATARLLGDSGVPILGINIGSLGFLTDQTPNDLETTLKRLIEDDYEIQERMVLTAGIADADEEEEEEYYALNDVVVGRNDIRMINMALYSNGDYICSYAADGLILATPTGSTAYSLAAGGPILNPEMDAIIATPIAPHSLASRPLVFDAGEVLTLEITSHTDVAVMTIDGQVSRRLMKGDRVRVRKAHYYTRLVRFRENSFYHVLRSKLHWGVLPSRDSSSSD